The window AGTGACATTGGCACCAGAATCTACACCAAGCTGCCCACAATAGTCTCTATAGTACCTAATCCTTGCATTTACTGCACCTAAGTTCCTACCGTTACACTCCAAACTGCTGATAGCTCTTATGGTGGCTCCAAATCCCTGGTTCAGCACAGGCCTCACGCTCTTCATCCAAAACCACATAGCCGCCCTGAAGGCCACAACTGGGTTACTACTGACCAGCTCAGGCTGGAGTAAAAGGTCGAGGCCGAGACTCTGGCCACACGGTCCGTAGTTATAGTTCCATGATAGTAGGAGCGGACCACGACCATGGTAGCTCTTTCCCGGTGCACATGGATATTGCCTGTTGCTCTGGTCGCAAAATGAACGTGACGCTCCGTTTATCTCCTCTATATAGCAGAAGTCTATGCAATATAGATATGCAAACGAAACATAGTGGTTAGTTTAGGAACAAACGGACCAACTGAGATCAAATCAAATGctcaatttttataatatccAAGATTTGTGGTATGCATGAATCTCTTACATCTAGATAATGATTGTCACAAACTTTTGTATGCTATAGTAGTTTAATAATAATGTGTACATTTCAAACACCATTGTAAATGCAAACGTAAAGAATAATTGTTGCCATAGTCTTTAGTCTACTATTGTATCTTGCCACTCTTGGTCATAGGTAACATTGGCCTATTACCtctcaaatttataaaatagtttacataaatataagCTCTCAAAATTAATTTCTTTTCTAACTTTTTCGTAAATTACCTATCCCCCAAAATCAGGACGTACCGATGTTGGTCATCAAAATAGAAGTATAAATTTAACCCAAGAAAATtcttgatatataaaaaaagggACATAGAACCAGAAAAAGATTCTTACGTCCAGTCTGGTAAGTGAAATGAGCAAACATGGTTGCAATTTCACGCTTAGTAATAGAATTAGCAAAGCTAGGGAAAGTAGTGGTGGCGTTAATGAAAGAGTCACGGGTATAGAATCTTTTTCCGGCGCAACCATTACCGGCTTGGTTAATGATGCCGTCAAAGAATCCTTGTGTCACAATGTTACCAACAGCATCAGCACCAGATGAGGTTCCACTGCCTCTACAAGGACCTGATCGGCATGTAGGACTACAGTGAGCGGCTGTGGTACCGCAATAACCGAACTGACTGCAACAGACGTTTGGGGGGCAGTTACAGTTTTGAGACTTGACGATTTCAGAGTAGAAACTTAAGAGGGAGAGGAGAAGGGTTAAGGAGATTTTTTTGGAAACCATTTTTTAGGTAGTTGTTGCCGTGAGAGAGTTTCTATATAGGGAAAGATATTGGGTAGATTGGTCATTTCAGGGAGTAATACATagtgatttttttcatttattttattttatccttAACAATTTGGATCGATATAGTCTAACTTTTTATATAAGTTtctggaaaaaatatattaaataaagtattttttaaaaataacatagTATAGAGTCaaatataactataaataatataaatgtataaaaatattttttaaaaaaatatagcgATATgtactaaaatatgatatatagaaAGTTatttatacatacatatatatatatatataattgtagaGACTAAATGAGAAAGTAAATAATGTTTTGAGGGGTAAGTAGTACTCCACAAATTCAAAGGTGTACTACTTACCTTCTCAAAATTTAATGGAATAAGAATCTACCTCTCAAAAAATAATGGGATGAAAAATTATTGGAATTTTTTTAAGTAAGCTCCAGTCAACTTCCTAACATCCAGCCCTAAGAAAaacaatcaaatataaaatatgtatgggAATCTCTCATCTCTCTACTTTATCTGTACTATTTCTCCAAAGCCGCCCTTATAAGATGAATTCGCACAATGCACATGCATGTCTTGATAATTTTTGGCACCATGTGAAGCGTTGGGTCCATTATCGTGCCGTACTTCGATGCATTTCTATTTTAACTCCACAAGAAGTGGCTCTTCATGGGCCAGTACCATTATTTTGACTCTCTTGATTAGTAGTTAACTTCTTCAACCCTTCTCATCGTTTAAAGGCTGCAATGAACCAATGCTACTACGGTGATGCATTCTCTCTCCGAATATGAAATTTTCTTGGCCTGTGGATTTAAGGTTGATTGGTTGCAAGTTGCAACTAAGAATTTCAAGCTTCaacttaattaattaaaaaaaattaaaatggcAGAAATATAATGTCCTGATAGCAAAAAGGACCCCTGAAAGTTTTTAGTAAAACAATAGATTATGGAGAGAAGTTCAAAGTCTATGTGtaggtttaagaaaaaaatgactTTTCAATTTACTTGGGTCAAAGTACGTAATCTCATATCTAGAAAGAGAATGAAAGCAAGTGATGTAGAACAAAACACAAACATCATCTTGGAAGTTGGAACAAAGTTCCAAAGATCACCCCTAAGAACAAGAAAAGGTAACCCGAGATAGCAGCCTCAAAACCATCCCAATTAAAGGAAAGGTCATAACGTTTACACGCATTCCTTTTCTTTATGTTTGTTCATACAGATGGCATGATTGGCATCCATGGGACCATGGCAGAAAGGGATAAACTTAGAATGCTAAGGCATGTATGTACTGATGTACATAACAAGACGTCAAAGCATACGGCTCCTAGTACCATATTTATATAAACGGATATTTTATGCTTGAGTTTTTTCATACTTTCTATAAAAATTCGTATTTAAATCAAGAAGACTAGTCAATTGTAATTTGAAGGATGAATCAAATTTGAACCAACAAGAATGGCATCTACACATGATCCTACCTCTAGGTAGTGATGAATTTTAGTGGAAATTACTAGATTACGTATTTGTTGACTTCATGaataattaacattaaaaatatcatGAATATTTGAATCATTTAAAATGCCAATGAAATCATAAATTTACAATATGGTTATTAGAAATAGGAGTGCGCACCATTTTGTTTTCATAAGTAACCAATTACCATTTCTCCAATAAAAGCAATGGCATGAAAATAGTATGGACTAAGTTAGGCAGCATCCCTTAATAGAGCATGATAATCGGTAGTCACAGtttctgaaagaaaaaaaattagtattataattatgtatttgatgtcaaaaaaataaaaataattatgtacttatctttgaattttctttatataatagAACTAATAATCAAATGAAAATATGTATTATGAAaacttttctcttttctttctatcagtttccatttattttttattttattttgagatAGTGTGTTAAGAACTTGCCAATGGGCAAACACGCGTGTTGTCTCCGTCAGTGGCCTAACAATGCATGACTTTCCATTGACGATTCCTAGTaccaattaataatatttgtataatttccttagttatatttttatagaGTTTTTCTGCACTATTttcaatattaatttttaaaaaattagatcatattaatttttttaatattgtaaattttattattttatcaatattttaatataaattaaatttaattaaacataaaatgattttacttattttaaattatatttaagaatatatgtaattatgtatatattctaaattatgatcttagatatatttttatctatttctgttggttaaatatattaaattaatttgtataaaattaataaaattgatattaaattatataattatcgttgacaaaaaaaaattatataattatcaaaaaaattaaaacaaaacagtTTTTACAACATTTGTATACATATAAAAGTTACCGATGGTTTtacgattaaaaaaatatatttaaaaaaattgtaaaattttttaaaattgttagtGGTAAAATTGTATGATtctgaaaaataataaataatatttcaaaaatttaatgtaatatttgatatttttattttaatgatcaTGCATGAGTTATTACATATTTTCTAAGAAAttacaaaatgtataaattaactTTAAATGTAACAGAAATTCTCTTTGATAgtaatttttagtttatttttacaaaaatagatttataaagagaaaaataaccaaaataaattttattttaaaggaTAATTATGCATTTATACTTTTAGAGTTAACTAATTTAAaacttagggtttaaagttaatGAGTTGGGTTTTGGGGATgaactaaaaattttaaaaataaaaaaaaatattaaattttcaaaataaaaatgactattttggtcattttattttttgagggtcattttatgataaaaacttaaaaatgacaGTTTGAAAGAATTGCCCTAAATATAATGTATGAATTATtatcatattctaaaaaaattactaaaaatataaatcaacattaaatgtaattgtTTATGTCATATTTAATCATAAAATGTGTCATCATTTTAGTAGTCATATCCGTTTTGTGCGAGaaaataatagtaaaaaaaaatgctaATCCCTTTTCGAATAATGTCTAGGAATTAACTAATTTTCAAAGTTAATAGGCGAATGTCATCGACATTTACTGCACTTACACGTTACAACTGAAATGGTTAAATTCGCAGCAAAGAcattggaatttttttttaatcgaaATCCACATTATGAATTATTTTTGACCACTATGGTTgactgttttatgattatgctTTTAAATCCACAAGactattgttttttattttaaaaccaacAAGACTAGTCAATCCCTTATACATAaatcaatgtttttaattattcgATGTAAAGTGGatttaaagttaaaaataaatgtcGTACAAATTCGTTTTGACTTtcatatcccctatatattatttgagaagcattgcaacatttttttgtagccacgtgtcatcactagaatgattcttagaatccttagagaaataggttggttcatctaaatatataataagctttttattaaaccacaataaatacattattaatgtgcttcattatttccttaaataaaatttcgaaattgcctaatgtggctaaagtatatatgacaattaatgattttgaataataaagatttgataaaaataagtgtgtattataattatatttgtttaattttaagctattaaaataaattaaacaatcatagtaactatataataaaaattaaaaagattatctatatattatattttgaatttttataaaagagtataaattactaaaactattcaaagtttcacattcaaattttgtgatctatgatttaaaacttttgtaaagatatgatacaaataattaaaaaataatataagttgaaagtctcatttaataagtatcaaaaataaaagatatataaatatatgtattattttaaattaaactatatgccatataaaaatacataaatatcttaattttgaaatttactttgaacatttttttgataaaaaatttgaaaaaatattgacaacttaatttttaaaaatattataaattacttaaaccattaattccactgtgaaaattttgttatcactaagttagactttttgctataacagataaaaatgataaaaaaatatgagcaaaaagcatcttctaacaaatattaatatcaaaattataccatatatatgttactatcatttaaatttaattatatatcatatcaaatagaaaaaatattttttcgatttataaaatttatttatatgttcgcaccaatttaattatataagtagtatataatgactttttaattatttaatatatatttattatttcataatatgttataaacatataatatataaaataatatatatatatatatatatatatataatgttcatcccgcgcaaggcgcaggtcttaacctagtttattttaaataacagtAAAATTTAAATCTTTAAACTATATTACAGTGTTGATGTAACTTATGTAACTTTTTCATGttagtaaatttttttctttttacatggAAATCTGTTTAGTTgtatcattattttatatagaaaaattgtttgaaataacataaattagctatcattttttaaaataaattcaatCCAAAATACTCTAATATTTAGGTTAAgtgttttataattatatttttgaggTTTAGTACTTAGGAATTTAGATTGAGTTTATAAACttctatatatgttttttaaattattcttaaacatttatcattttatagataatttaGTAGGGTTAATTTAGTCCcttaatcacaaatataaaatattcataaaagtGGTTAGCCtttaaagataaatttagaagataatatttaatgtatggtaaaattaaaaaaaatcttctatATATTTGCGATTCAATTTTGTTTCATACTAAAGATCCAGAAATTTATTTGTATTATCcgatataaataattataaactgCACTTCTTAAATTCCAATACAAACTTTTTGATATAGAAatattaatgaatttttaaaaaggaCTTTAAACTCATATAACTTGTTTGATATTTGAAAGTATTTTCCCAAAACTTACAACCTTGCCACTGAAGAGTAGACAAACTAACATTGAGCCTGGTCTCATCCATCCTACACATTATTTATTGGCGTAATAAAACACACATCATTTTGACTTTAAAAAATGCACACATCATCATTACAGTGTAAACGGTAAAACACTCTTTCCAATTTAGAGGTATATAAGACTCTAGCAAGCCTCCTTATTTTAGAGAGAAACATCTTTCAAAACCAGGAGATAATCAACAATCATCCttaaatttactttaaaaagaattagtaatttttattttagtctaTAACATTATTAATAATTAAGTATAATTATGATAgattcataaattaataaacatagtatccaaaagatattaaatataatatttgtaagaaatacaataatataaagtaaaatataattataaatattataaaaatcaccttaaaataatttaatcaaaatagttttaaaagaatataacgataaatactaaaatataatatataaaaaagttattcATACAACTGTGAAACATGCATAATTGCCGctttaaaatgttttatgaataaaatgTGAAACATGCATACATCTTTCAATTTGATTGTaggaaaaaatgaatatttcttttctttacaataaaatcaaatttaatttttctaaacACTTTCAAATATTTTAGTGTTAGTTTTCTCATTCTAAACCTAAATTTAGTCTACATTTAAGGGGTGGATTGGTTGTAACAATAGATGATCtagaaatccaaaattttatctAAAAC of the Brassica rapa cultivar Chiifu-401-42 chromosome A03, CAAS_Brap_v3.01, whole genome shotgun sequence genome contains:
- the LOC103858079 gene encoding endochitinase At2g43580 isoform X1, translating into MVSKKISLTLLLSLLSFYSEIVKSQNCNCPPNVCCSQFGYCGTTAAHCSPTCRSGPCRGSGTSSGADAVGNIVTQGFFDGIINQAGNGCAGKRFYTRDSFINATTTFPSFANSITKREIATMFAHFTYQTGHFCYIEEINGASRSFCDQSNRQYPCAPGKSYHGRGPLLLSWNYNYGPCGQSLGLDLLLQPELVSSNPVVAFRAAMWFWMKSVRPVLNQGFGATIRAISSLECNGRNLGAVNARIRYYRDYCGQLGVDSGANVTC
- the LOC103858079 gene encoding endochitinase At2g43580 isoform X2, coding for MVSKKISLTLLLSLLSFYSEIVKSQNCNCPPNVCCSQFGYCGTTAAHCSPTCRSGPCRGSGTSSGADAVGNIVTQGFFDGIINQADFCYIEEINGASRSFCDQSNRQYPCAPGKSYHGRGPLLLSWNYNYGPCGQSLGLDLLLQPELVSSNPVVAFRAAMWFWMKSVRPVLNQGFGATIRAISSLECNGRNLGAVNARIRYYRDYCGQLGVDSGANVTC